The following DNA comes from Caulobacter mirabilis.
TCGCCGCGAAACGGAACGAGAACAACACCGGTTTCCGGCGCCGCACCCGATTGACGCCGCCCCCTCCCGGTGGCGTCCTTCCTCCATGACGAGCCCTTCCCGAAAGCCGGTCGTTCCCTCCCATGTCGGGCTGCGCCTGGCCTGGGCCGTGGCGGCGGGCGTCCTGGTCGGGATCGTGGCGCTGGCCGTCCCGGCCCTGCGGACGCACGCCTGGCTGGTCGGCTGGGACGCCGGCGCCCTGGCCTATCTGGTCGGCATGTGGAGCCTGTTCCTGCGCGCCGACGAGGATCACATCCGCGCCCGCGCCGCGCAGCAGGACATCCGGTCCGCCGTTGTGATGATCGTGGTGATCGCCGCCCTCGCCTTCAGCCTGGGCGGCGTCTTCACCGCCCTGTACGCCGCGCGGGGACACGACGGCGGCGGCCGAAGCCTGACCAGCGCCTTCGTGGTCGCCACCCTGGTGCTGGGCTGGCTGGTGCTGCAGACGGTGTTCGTCGCCCACTACGCCCATCGCCACTTCGTCGAGATCAAGGCCAACCCCGACCACGGCATCGGCTTCCCGGGCCAGGCCCCGCACAGCTACCTCGACTTCGCCTATCTGGCCTTCTCGGTCGGCGCGACCTTCCAGGTGTCGGACAACACCATCGGCAGCACCCGGCTGCGCAACCTGGTCACCGCACACGCCGCGGCGGCCTATGTCTACAACACCGCCATCCTGGCCGTGGGCATCAGCCTGGTGGTCGGGATGCTGGCCGGCTGATCACCACCCCCTCGAAACAGAACGGGAACATGCTATAGCGGTTGGCATGGACGGCGCCGCCCTCCCCTCCCTGTTGCCGAAGCGGTTCGCCGACTGGTTCGCCGCGCGCGGCTGGGCGGCGCGGACGCACCAGCTGGAGATGGTGGCCAAGGCGCGCGAAGGGCGGCATGCGCTGCTGATCGCCCCAACCGGCGGCGGCAAGACCTTGGCCGGCTTCCTGCCCAGCCTGGTTGAACTCAGCGAGCGGCCGCCGGCCAACGGCCCGCGCGGCATCCACACCCTCTACATCTCGCCCTTGAAGGCCCTGGCCGTCGACGTCGAGCGCAACCTGCTGACGCCGGTCGTGGAGATGGGCCTGGACATCGTCGTCGAAAGCCGCACCGGCGACACCGGCGCCGCCCGCAAGCAGCGCCAGAAGGTCCGGCCGCCGGACATGCTGCTGACCACGCCCGAACAGTTGGCCCTGCTCTGCGCCTGGGAGGGCGCGCGGGGCCTGTTCGAGGACCTGCGCTGCGTGATCCTCGACGAGGTCCACACCCTGTGGCCGACCAAGCGCGGCGACCTGCTGGCCCTGGACCTGGCGAGGCTGCAGCGGTTCGCGCCGAACCTGCGACGGATCGGGCTGTCGGCGACGGTGGACGACCCGAACCTGATCCGCGAATGGATGAGTCCGGGGGCGGAGGTCGACCTTGTCCGCGGCCCGCCCGGTCCCGCGCCGGTGGTGAACACCCTGGTCTCGGAGGGCCGCGTGCCCTGGGCGGGACATACCGCCGAGCACGCGATGGAAGAGGTCTACGAGATCATCAAGCGTCAGCGGACGACGCTGATCTTCGTCAACACCCGCTTCCAGGCGGAGTTCGCGTTCCAGAGACTCTGGGAGCTGAACGAGGACGGCCTGCCCATCGCCCTGCACCACGGCAGTCTGGCGGCCGAGCAGCGGCGCAAGGTCGAGGCGGCCATGGCCCGCGGCCAGCTCAAGGCGGTGGTCTGCACCTCGACCCTGGACCTGGGCATCGACTGGGGCGACGTCGACCTGGTCATCCAGCTGGCCGCGCCGAAGGGGGCCGCGCGGATGGTCCAGCGCATCGGCCGGGCCAACCATCGGCTGGACGAGCCGTCGCAGGCGCTGTTCGTGCCGGCCAACCGCTTCGAGATGCTCGAGTGCCAGGCCGCCATCGAGGCCATCGCCGAGAACAGCCTGGACACGGAACAGCGCCGCGCCGGCGCGTTGGACGTCCTGGCTCAGCACGTCATGGGCTGCGCCTGCAGCGAACCGTTCGACCTGGTCGCCCTCTATGACGAGATCCGCAGCGCCGGCCCCTACCGCGACCTGGCCTGGGAGGACTACGAGGCCGTCGTCGACTTCGTCTCGACCGGCGGCTATGCGCTGAAGACCTACGACCGCTTCCGGCGGATCGTGCAGGGGCCGGATGGCCTCTGGCGCGCCCGCAACGCCGACACCGTGCGGCGGCACCGGATGAACGTCGGGGCCATCGTCTCGCCCGCCACCCTCAACGTCCGCATCGCCAGCCGCCGTGGCCAGGCCGGGCGCAAGATCGGCGAGGTCGAGGAGGGCTACCTGGAGATGCTCGACCCAGGCGACACCTTCATCTTCGCCGGCCAGGTCTGGCGGCTGGTTGCGGTGACCGGGGTCGACGTCCTGGTCCAGGCGGCGCCGAACGCCAACGCCAAGATGCCCAGCTGGGGCGGCAGCAAGTTCGCCATCTCGACCTTCCTGGCCGGCAAGGTGCGGCGGATGATGTCGGACGAGAGCGCCTGGACCGTGCTGCCCGCCGACGTCCGCGAATGGCTGGAGGCGCAGCGCGACCGCTCGGTGATCCCCGCCCCCGACGAGATGCTGCTGGAGACCTTCCCGCACGGGAAGCGGCACTTCATGGTGGTCTATCCGTTCGACGGCCGGCACGCCCACACCACCCTGGCCATGCTGCTGACCCGGCGGCTGGACCGACTGGACATCGGCCCGCTCGGCTTCGTCTGCAACGACTACGCGATGGCCATCTGGGCGCTGAAGCCGATGGACGGCCTCGACCTGGACGCGCTGTTCGCCGAGGACATGCTGGGCGACGACCTGGAGGCCTGGATGGACGAGAGCTTCATGATGAAGCGGTCGTTCAAGGCCTGCGCCCTGATCAGCGGCCTGATCGAGCGGCGGATGCCGGGCGCGGAGAAGTCGGGGCGGCAGGTGACCTTCTCGACCGACCTGATCTACGACGTGCTGCGCCGCCACCAGCCGGACCACCTGATGCTGCGCTGCGCCCGCGAGGACGCGGCCACCAACCTGATCGACGTGGCCCGGGTCGGCCGGCTGCTGAGCCGGATCAAGGGGAAGATTCGGCATGCGACGCTGCCGCATCTATCGCCCTTCGCCGTGCCCATGTTCATGGAGATCGGCCGCGAGCGCGCCCCGGGCGGCGCCGCGGACATGATGCTGGCCGAAGCGGCCGAGGATTTGATCGCGGAGGCGATGTCTTGAGTGCCGTAGCCGTGCATGCCGAGCGGCGGGCCTTCGCCGCCTCTCCCTGCGGCGGCGTGACCCTGGCCGTGAACGGAACGGAGGTCGTCCTGCGCGCGTCCGGAGCCCTGCACGTCCGGGCCTCGAACGCCCTGCTGGTCGCCGACCTGCATTTCGAGAAGGGTTCGGCCTATGCGACGCGCGGCCAGCTGCTGCCGCCCTACGACACCCGCGAAACCCTCGCGCGCCTCGAACGCGAAACGGCGGCGGTGAAGCCCGACCTTCTGGTGTTCCTGGGCGACAGCTTCCACGACGGCGCGGCCGAGGATCGGCTGGCGGCGGACGACGCGAGGCGGCTGGCGGCGCTGGCGAGCGGCCGGACACTGCTCTGGATCGTCGGCAACCACGACGCCGACGGCCCCCGCGCCCTGCCCGGCGAGATCGCCGCCGAGATGACGCTGGAGACCCTGATCCTGCGCCACGAGCCCCAGCCCGGCGCCCAGCCCGGCGAATGCGCCGGCCACCTTCACCCGGCGGCCAAGGTCGCCGGCCGCGGCGGCGCGGTGCGGCGACGCTGTTTCGTCACCGACGGCTCGCGCGTCGTGCTGCCGGCCTTCGGCGCCTACGCGGGCGGGCTCAATGTGAAGGACGAGGCGTTCCGCCCTCTGTTCGCGACCCGCCCGACGGCGGCGGCCCTGGGAAGCGGACGGGTGCACGCGATCGGCTGGCGGTCGCTGGTGAGGGATTGAGAAGGGGTTTCTGGAGACCAGGCCCTACGTCGTCACCCGCGTGTCCGCTAGCGAAGCCAGTAGTGGAATTCCTCGAGTCGCAGACACTCCGCCAAGTTGTCGTTCTCGGCATGGAGAACATCTTCCAGCCGCTCCCATCGGTCCCGGGTCGGGTCCACCCGCCGCCACCGCTCGTCTCGCGAAAATCTGGCCAGCTCCGCCTTGTCGAGCGTCTGCATGTAGAGAAGACAGGCCGGATCGTGCACGCCGATGGCCTCGAAATTCGCCTGAGCCTCGATCAAGGAAACGGCGTTCGCTCCGCCGTCGAGATAGGGGTATCGCAACTGAACTCCGTCGTCCTCCCAGCCGCACACGGCGCAGACCGCATAGCTGCCGGGGAAGTCGTCGAACGTCAGATAGCCGCAGCAGGGGCAGGTGTAGTCGAGCGCCACGCCCTTGCCCCTACATCCGCAGCGCCTGCTCCAGCGCGAAAGCCAGGGCGATGATGGCGCCGGTGGTGATCCAGGTGCGGAAACGGGGACGCCAGGACGGGCCGTCGTCGCTGCGCTGGTCCCACAGCCAGACCAGCAGGAAGGCGACCATGAAGCCAGTCACCTGCTGCACCGGATCGAGCAGACCGCGATAGGCCCCGAACAGCAGCCCGAAGCCGGCGATCGGCGACAGGATGGCGGGGATGACCGTCCACCAGCGCGGCTGGACGTGGGAGTCGATCTCCACCCCGGCCCGCACGCCGCCGAGATAGCTGAGCATGGCCGCCGACCAGCCCATCAGCGCCAGCAGAGCCTCGTCGCGATGCGGCTGGGGGCCGAAACAGTACAGTCCGGCCGCCGCATAGAACGGGACGAGGCTGACCGCCCCGATCGTCCAGGCCGAGGCCGGCGCCCGTGCTGCTCCTGACCTCATGCCCGCTAGCTCCTGCGAAACGCCCGCGCGGCCGCCCAGCCGGCGGCCAGGGCGATGAACGCCGACGCCAGACCATAGAGCCAAGGCCGCTGATGCGCGAACAGATACAGCGCCCGCTCCAGCCCGACCTTCTCCACGACCAGCGGCCGCTCGCGGACCGAGATCAGCTGGCCGTCCTGGAACAGGATGATCTCGGCGCGATACTCTCCCGTCGGAGCGTCGGCCGGCAGGTCGAACTCGGCCTGGAACAGGCCCTGGTCGACGAAGCGCACGCCGCCGGGATCGGCGCTGTAGAGGCCCGCCTGCTGCTTCAGCCGGATCACCGCCCCGCGCCACTCGTGGTAGTCGGGGCCCAGGCTGCTGACGACCATGTCCTTGATGCCGTAGCGGGTCTCGATCCGGCGCTCGGCGGGCGCGGCGATGGCCAGGTGGTCGAGGCCCAGTCCCTGCCGGCGCAGCACGCCGAAGCGGGCGATGTCGGTGAGCGGGCGGGTCGAGGCGGCGCGATAGAAGCCCGGCGCGCCGTGGAACACCACCGGCCGGCTGTTCAGCCACAGACCCGCCGCGCGGACCTTGCGCGCGATCCGCACCGGCTGTTCGGGCCCGCGCACGACCACGACCACGTCGCTGGGCCGCTGGGCGGGATCGAACACCGCGCCGTAGACCGAGATGCGCGCGCCGCGAAAGCCGGAGCTGACCTTGACCTGGGTCTCGGTCAGGACGGCGGCGACGGCGGCGGGGGGTTCGGGCGGCGCGACGGTCATCAGTCGGCCCCCGACATCAGAACGAAGGGATCATCCGGCGTGATGAACAGGCCCAGGCCCATCTGCAGCCCGACCAGCAGCACGATCAGCGCCAACAGCGCGCGCAGCTCCTCGGCGCGGAACCGGGCGGAGGCCTTGGCGCCCAGCTGCGCCCCGACCACCCCGCCGATGAGCAGCAGCGTGGCCAGGACGATGTCGACCGTCTGGTTGCGTCCGGCCTGCAGGATGCTGGTCAGGGTGGTGGTGATGACGATGTTGAACAGGCTGGTGCCGACCACCACCCCGGCCGGCATGCGCAGCAGATAGACCATCGCCGGCACCAGGATGAAGCCGCCGCCCACGCCCATGATCGCCGACAGGATGCCGACGAAGATCCCCAGCAGGATCGGCGGGATCACGCTGATGTAGAGCCGCGACCGCGGGAAGCGCATCTTCAGCGGCAGGGCGTAGAGCAGCACCGGCCGCTTGTCCCGACGCGGCTTGGGGGCCTCGCCCTTGCGGCGGCGGATGATGGTCTCCAGCGACTCGCGCAACATCAGCGCGCCGATCACGCCCAGGAACAGCAGGTAGCTGACCGAGACGACCAGGTCGGCCTGGCCCAGCAGGCGCAGCAGGCGGAAGACCTCGACGCCGATGAAGGCGCCGACCACCCCGCCGCCGGCCAGGACCGCGCCCATGCGGAAGTCGACCACCCGCTTGCGGCTGTAGGCGATGACGCTGGACACCGACGAGGCGGCGACGTGGTTGGCCTCGCTGGCCACGGCCACGGCCGGCGGGATGCCGAGGAAGACCAGCACCGGCGTCATCAGGAAGCCGCCGCCGATCCCGAACAGGCCGGAGATGAACCCGACCGCCGCCCCCAGCGCCACGAGAAGCGGCGCATTCACCGACACTTCGGCGATGGGCAGGTACAGGTCCAAACGTCTCTCCGCTCAGCGCCCGGACGGGACGCTACCGCGCGTAGATGGAAAGCTGCGAGAGCGTCTCGGCGTCAAGGTTTCCCGTCGCCGGCAACCGCTTGTCGCGCTGGAACGCCTGGATCGCGCCCTTCAGCGCCTGGGACGACACGCCGTCCTGCGGGCCGCGGTAGTAGCCCAGCACCGACAGGCCGCGCTGGGCCGACAGCACGCTCGAACCGCCTTCCGCCACCGCGGGCGCGCGGGTCGAGGCGTTGCGGACCGAAGAGCGG
Coding sequences within:
- a CDS encoding DUF1345 domain-containing protein, giving the protein MTSPSRKPVVPSHVGLRLAWAVAAGVLVGIVALAVPALRTHAWLVGWDAGALAYLVGMWSLFLRADEDHIRARAAQQDIRSAVVMIVVIAALAFSLGGVFTALYAARGHDGGGRSLTSAFVVATLVLGWLVLQTVFVAHYAHRHFVEIKANPDHGIGFPGQAPHSYLDFAYLAFSVGATFQVSDNTIGSTRLRNLVTAHAAAAYVYNTAILAVGISLVVGMLAG
- a CDS encoding ligase-associated DNA damage response DEXH box helicase, producing MDGAALPSLLPKRFADWFAARGWAARTHQLEMVAKAREGRHALLIAPTGGGKTLAGFLPSLVELSERPPANGPRGIHTLYISPLKALAVDVERNLLTPVVEMGLDIVVESRTGDTGAARKQRQKVRPPDMLLTTPEQLALLCAWEGARGLFEDLRCVILDEVHTLWPTKRGDLLALDLARLQRFAPNLRRIGLSATVDDPNLIREWMSPGAEVDLVRGPPGPAPVVNTLVSEGRVPWAGHTAEHAMEEVYEIIKRQRTTLIFVNTRFQAEFAFQRLWELNEDGLPIALHHGSLAAEQRRKVEAAMARGQLKAVVCTSTLDLGIDWGDVDLVIQLAAPKGAARMVQRIGRANHRLDEPSQALFVPANRFEMLECQAAIEAIAENSLDTEQRRAGALDVLAQHVMGCACSEPFDLVALYDEIRSAGPYRDLAWEDYEAVVDFVSTGGYALKTYDRFRRIVQGPDGLWRARNADTVRRHRMNVGAIVSPATLNVRIASRRGQAGRKIGEVEEGYLEMLDPGDTFIFAGQVWRLVAVTGVDVLVQAAPNANAKMPSWGGSKFAISTFLAGKVRRMMSDESAWTVLPADVREWLEAQRDRSVIPAPDEMLLETFPHGKRHFMVVYPFDGRHAHTTLAMLLTRRLDRLDIGPLGFVCNDYAMAIWALKPMDGLDLDALFAEDMLGDDLEAWMDESFMMKRSFKACALISGLIERRMPGAEKSGRQVTFSTDLIYDVLRRHQPDHLMLRCAREDAATNLIDVARVGRLLSRIKGKIRHATLPHLSPFAVPMFMEIGRERAPGGAADMMLAEAAEDLIAEAMS
- the pdeM gene encoding ligase-associated DNA damage response endonuclease PdeM, whose product is MSAVAVHAERRAFAASPCGGVTLAVNGTEVVLRASGALHVRASNALLVADLHFEKGSAYATRGQLLPPYDTRETLARLERETAAVKPDLLVFLGDSFHDGAAEDRLAADDARRLAALASGRTLLWIVGNHDADGPRALPGEIAAEMTLETLILRHEPQPGAQPGECAGHLHPAAKVAGRGGAVRRRCFVTDGSRVVLPAFGAYAGGLNVKDEAFRPLFATRPTAAALGSGRVHAIGWRSLVRD
- a CDS encoding CPCC family cysteine-rich protein; its protein translation is MALDYTCPCCGYLTFDDFPGSYAVCAVCGWEDDGVQLRYPYLDGGANAVSLIEAQANFEAIGVHDPACLLYMQTLDKAELARFSRDERWRRVDPTRDRWERLEDVLHAENDNLAECLRLEEFHYWLR
- a CDS encoding DUF3429 domain-containing protein, producing the protein MRSGAARAPASAWTIGAVSLVPFYAAAGLYCFGPQPHRDEALLALMGWSAAMLSYLGGVRAGVEIDSHVQPRWWTVIPAILSPIAGFGLLFGAYRGLLDPVQQVTGFMVAFLLVWLWDQRSDDGPSWRPRFRTWITTGAIIALAFALEQALRM
- a CDS encoding TIGR02186 family protein, which produces MTVAPPEPPAAVAAVLTETQVKVSSGFRGARISVYGAVFDPAQRPSDVVVVVRGPEQPVRIARKVRAAGLWLNSRPVVFHGAPGFYRAASTRPLTDIARFGVLRRQGLGLDHLAIAAPAERRIETRYGIKDMVVSSLGPDYHEWRGAVIRLKQQAGLYSADPGGVRFVDQGLFQAEFDLPADAPTGEYRAEIILFQDGQLISVRERPLVVEKVGLERALYLFAHQRPWLYGLASAFIALAAGWAAARAFRRS
- a CDS encoding sulfite exporter TauE/SafE family protein: MDLYLPIAEVSVNAPLLVALGAAVGFISGLFGIGGGFLMTPVLVFLGIPPAVAVASEANHVAASSVSSVIAYSRKRVVDFRMGAVLAGGGVVGAFIGVEVFRLLRLLGQADLVVSVSYLLFLGVIGALMLRESLETIIRRRKGEAPKPRRDKRPVLLYALPLKMRFPRSRLYISVIPPILLGIFVGILSAIMGVGGGFILVPAMVYLLRMPAGVVVGTSLFNIVITTTLTSILQAGRNQTVDIVLATLLLIGGVVGAQLGAKASARFRAEELRALLALIVLLVGLQMGLGLFITPDDPFVLMSGAD